One genomic window of Polyangium aurulentum includes the following:
- a CDS encoding S1 family peptidase, with protein sequence MSLSRIALLAALLAVGCDNAPKASKGAPPPVTPASVGAAVAIVAHDASCAPAAPALICTGTLIEPDVVLTAAHCLDRDSPASLDVIVGPDLDGPRARVQSGAKHPKFERETFTHDVAVLILERPLATAPIPLRRTPLNSVGTTLDALGYGGAPGAAVGTIRQHRVLVRLGASEDHRLKLLPGDSMTCRGDSGGPVLARDGDKLALVGVTTHGDPACRELGFAARVDKHLDFIDAQIAAARVPAPPRRPFDPGEDLCRAPCASDNDCPAGLTCVVAERRCSFEGLPPARFSAPCTSSCDGDAPCIRVGASQCRCLDPCTPLETTGEPSRSGAPP encoded by the coding sequence ATGTCGCTTTCACGCATCGCGCTGCTCGCGGCCTTGCTGGCGGTCGGGTGTGACAATGCCCCGAAGGCCAGCAAGGGGGCCCCGCCGCCCGTAACGCCCGCGAGCGTCGGGGCGGCGGTGGCAATCGTCGCGCACGACGCGTCCTGCGCGCCCGCCGCCCCTGCGCTGATCTGCACGGGGACGTTGATCGAGCCAGACGTCGTGCTGACGGCCGCCCATTGCCTCGACCGCGATTCACCGGCCTCCCTCGACGTGATCGTCGGCCCCGATCTCGATGGTCCCCGCGCGCGTGTGCAATCGGGCGCGAAGCATCCGAAATTCGAGCGCGAGACGTTCACGCACGACGTCGCCGTATTGATCCTCGAGCGTCCGCTCGCGACCGCGCCCATTCCGCTGCGGCGCACCCCGCTGAATTCGGTCGGGACGACCCTCGATGCGCTCGGCTATGGCGGCGCGCCGGGCGCTGCGGTGGGCACCATCCGCCAGCATCGCGTGCTCGTGCGCCTCGGGGCCAGCGAGGATCATCGCCTGAAGCTGCTCCCGGGCGATTCGATGACGTGCCGCGGCGACTCCGGCGGCCCGGTCCTCGCACGCGACGGCGACAAGCTCGCGCTCGTTGGCGTGACCACCCACGGTGATCCGGCGTGCCGTGAGCTTGGTTTTGCCGCGCGCGTCGACAAACACCTCGACTTCATCGACGCGCAGATTGCGGCCGCGCGCGTGCCGGCACCGCCGCGCCGCCCCTTCGATCCGGGCGAGGACCTCTGCCGCGCGCCGTGCGCGAGCGACAATGACTGCCCGGCCGGGCTCACGTGCGTGGTCGCCGAGCGCCGCTGCTCGTTCGAGGGCCTGCCCCCTGCACGGTTTTCCGCGCCCTGCACGAGCTCGTGCGACGGCGACGCGCCCTGCATTCGCGTGGGCGCGTCGCAATGCCGTTGCCTCGACCCGTGCACCCCGCTCGAGACTACCGGAGAGCCGAGTCGATCGGGCGCACCGCCGTGA
- a CDS encoding aldo/keto reductase has protein sequence MEYRQLGGSGLKVPVIALGTGTFGGNNEFFKAWGTTGVEEATRLVDVSLEAGLTLFDTADIYSSGESERILGQAIKGRRDQVLISTKATFRNGPGPNDVGSSRFHLIRAVEASLQRLGTDYIDLFQLHGFDAMTPVEETLSTLNDLVRAGKIRYIGCSNFSGWHLMKSLAISEKYGWPRYVAHQAYYSLIGRDYEQELMPLGVDQKVGAFVWSPLGWGRLTGKIRRGSPLPETSRLNSKLVADSGPQVPDEYLFQVVDALDAVAAETGKTVPQVALNWLLQRPTVASVIIGARNEEQLRQNLGATGWALTAEQVARLDAASERPVPYPYFHQRGFSERNPFPTQ, from the coding sequence ATGGAATACAGACAGCTCGGTGGATCCGGATTGAAGGTCCCGGTGATCGCGCTCGGCACGGGCACGTTCGGCGGAAACAACGAATTTTTCAAGGCCTGGGGCACGACCGGCGTGGAGGAGGCGACGCGCCTCGTCGACGTATCGCTGGAAGCCGGGCTCACGCTGTTCGATACCGCCGACATCTATTCGAGCGGCGAGTCCGAGAGGATCCTGGGCCAGGCCATCAAGGGGCGGCGGGACCAGGTGCTGATATCGACGAAGGCGACGTTCCGCAATGGGCCCGGGCCGAACGACGTCGGCTCGTCGCGCTTTCACCTGATCCGCGCGGTCGAGGCGAGCTTGCAGCGGCTCGGCACCGATTACATCGATCTCTTCCAGCTCCACGGATTCGACGCCATGACGCCGGTCGAGGAGACCTTGAGCACGCTGAACGACCTCGTGCGCGCGGGGAAGATTCGATATATCGGCTGCTCGAACTTCTCGGGCTGGCACCTGATGAAGTCGCTCGCGATCTCCGAGAAATACGGCTGGCCCCGTTACGTCGCGCATCAGGCGTATTACTCGCTCATCGGGCGCGACTACGAGCAAGAGCTGATGCCGCTCGGCGTCGACCAGAAAGTGGGCGCCTTCGTCTGGAGCCCCCTCGGCTGGGGCCGGCTCACGGGCAAGATTCGCCGCGGGTCGCCGCTCCCCGAGACGAGCCGCCTCAACAGCAAGCTCGTGGCCGATTCCGGGCCCCAGGTGCCGGACGAGTATCTCTTCCAGGTGGTGGACGCGCTCGACGCGGTCGCTGCGGAGACCGGCAAGACGGTGCCGCAGGTCGCATTGAACTGGCTCTTGCAGCGCCCCACCGTGGCGAGCGTCATCATCGGCGCGCGCAACGAGGAGCAGCTCCGGCAGAACCTGGGCGCGACGGGCTGGGCGCTCACCGCAGAGCAGGTCGCGCGGCTCGACGCGGCGAGCGAGAGGCCGGTTCCGTATCCTTATTTCCACCAGCGCGGCTTCAGCGAACGGAATCCATTCCCGACGCAATAA
- a CDS encoding macrolide 2'-phosphotransferase, whose product MTEGNHFSSAGSSSFAPLDSTGALLEAARREGLRLVTPQTELDQTGLDFLVVHAHDEEGVPWVVRTPRRMAVVASARVEARVLALVRPHLPVAVPHWRVHTDQVIAYPRLGDIPAISVDPAVGVVWNRIDPKAPSPVFLDSYASALAALQRIDRRAVEEAGVPIKTIDELRQLQARAMDETRALLSPSEEIWARWQRWLANDAIWPRHLAMVHGDLHAGHLLLAEDGRLTGILDWTEAHFGDPSLDWALFFGMFGKDALDACIARFEAAGGVTWPGLAAHAAERWVAFPALAAKWAIDTDNQGVIEHARGMLATTAAETT is encoded by the coding sequence ATGACCGAAGGCAACCATTTCTCGTCCGCTGGCTCTTCATCTTTCGCGCCGCTCGATTCCACCGGCGCGCTCCTCGAAGCCGCGCGCCGCGAGGGGCTACGGCTCGTCACCCCCCAGACCGAGCTCGATCAGACCGGGCTCGATTTCCTCGTGGTGCACGCCCACGATGAAGAGGGCGTCCCGTGGGTCGTGCGCACGCCGCGACGAATGGCCGTCGTCGCGTCGGCCCGCGTCGAGGCGCGCGTGCTCGCCCTCGTGCGCCCGCACCTGCCCGTCGCCGTCCCCCATTGGCGCGTTCACACCGACCAGGTCATCGCTTACCCGCGGCTCGGCGACATCCCCGCCATCAGCGTCGATCCCGCGGTCGGCGTCGTCTGGAACCGTATCGATCCGAAGGCGCCTTCGCCCGTCTTCCTCGATTCTTACGCCAGCGCCCTCGCGGCGCTCCAGCGAATCGATCGAAGAGCGGTGGAAGAGGCCGGCGTCCCCATCAAGACGATCGACGAGCTGCGCCAGCTCCAGGCCCGCGCCATGGACGAGACGCGCGCCCTGCTGTCGCCTTCGGAGGAGATCTGGGCGCGCTGGCAGCGCTGGCTCGCCAATGACGCCATCTGGCCGCGGCACCTCGCCATGGTGCACGGCGATCTCCACGCCGGTCACCTGCTCCTCGCCGAGGACGGCCGCTTGACTGGCATCCTCGACTGGACCGAGGCGCACTTCGGCGATCCCTCGCTCGATTGGGCGCTCTTCTTCGGCATGTTTGGCAAGGATGCCCTCGACGCGTGCATCGCGCGCTTCGAGGCGGCCGGCGGCGTGACCTGGCCCGGCCTCGCAGCCCACGCCGCCGAGCGCTGGGTGGCATTCCCCGCGCTCGCTGCCAAGTGGGCGATCGACACGGACAACCAGGGTGTGATCGAGCACGCGCGCGGGATGCTCGCGACCACCGCCGCCGAGACCACGTGA
- a CDS encoding oxidoreductase produces the protein MTTNQRPIRSGYGLQTTAREVIGDRRLDGAVAVVTGGYAGVGLETTRALSAAGATVIVPARTLDKARAALAGMERVEIDSLDLSDPASIDAFAARFVASGRPLHMLVNNAGIMTNSLARDSRGFESMLATNHLGHFQLTARLWPALRRADGARVVALSSRAHRRAGVDFDDPHFERRPFDKWEAYGQSKTANALFAVALDARGEPHRVRAFSVHPGTIETDLARSVPDEEMRPVFAAVKAASALKNAEQGAATSVWCATSKQLEGMGGVYCEDCDIAEAVPADHPAPPGVRPWAMDPDLAERLWTMSEAWTGVTLGA, from the coding sequence ATGACCACGAACCAGAGGCCCATCCGTTCCGGCTACGGCTTGCAAACGACCGCGCGCGAGGTGATCGGCGACCGCAGGCTCGACGGAGCGGTCGCCGTGGTGACGGGCGGATACGCGGGCGTCGGGCTGGAAACCACGCGCGCGCTCTCGGCTGCCGGCGCGACCGTGATCGTCCCCGCGCGAACGCTCGACAAGGCGCGCGCTGCATTGGCGGGCATGGAGCGCGTCGAGATCGACAGCCTCGATCTGAGCGACCCGGCATCGATCGACGCGTTCGCCGCGAGATTCGTGGCGTCCGGCCGCCCTTTGCACATGCTCGTGAACAACGCCGGCATCATGACGAATTCGCTCGCGAGGGATTCTCGCGGGTTCGAGTCCATGCTCGCCACCAATCACCTCGGCCACTTCCAGCTCACGGCCCGCCTGTGGCCCGCGCTGCGACGGGCGGACGGCGCGCGCGTGGTCGCCTTGTCGTCGCGAGCGCACAGGCGCGCCGGGGTCGACTTCGATGATCCGCATTTCGAGCGGCGCCCCTTCGACAAGTGGGAGGCCTACGGCCAATCGAAGACGGCGAACGCGCTCTTCGCGGTCGCGCTCGACGCCCGCGGCGAGCCGCATCGCGTCCGCGCATTCTCGGTCCATCCGGGGACCATCGAGACCGACCTGGCGCGGTCGGTGCCCGACGAGGAAATGCGCCCCGTCTTCGCCGCCGTGAAAGCGGCGTCGGCCCTCAAGAACGCGGAGCAGGGCGCGGCGACGAGCGTCTGGTGCGCGACGAGCAAGCAGCTCGAAGGCATGGGCGGCGTCTATTGCGAGGACTGCGACATCGCCGAAGCGGTGCCCGCCGATCACCCCGCGCCCCCCGGCGTGAGGCCGTGGGCGATGGATCCGGACCTCGCCGAGCGGCTCTGGACGATGAGCGAGGCGTGGACGGGCGTGACGCTCGGCGCGTGA
- a CDS encoding sensor histidine kinase, whose amino-acid sequence MFLSSRRARGLALVTSAAGSAIVCGGASVLTIKHVIHDNRDQILERWAEAAGRSASARGLSRPELMNIMPVYLDSLAEPDKPNPGTHQLELVESHLSSRVRQGFDLSEIKAEFSLLGRCILRVWTDVPSEDRPQVGDLETILATVDTSAILIVDMFLQHLIEDAQAEKRYFRFLRQALTASPPGEPSKTLPQRLPAAVSVLMEAMGAATAAILLHDPVRDEFVMTASAGLADEHLEHCTRSLASISFAKLVASRSEPTSVLDVESTDLDVPDALRNSGIRSLLGVRLPLERELVGVMYVGLRERRPFSARERRRMEALGEHVGLLIQNAQLSAALEQQIETLNSTQQTRDVLVSLLAHDLRGPISSARLSAEMLHRRDGRLKAGDMERATSLIIRSLDRAERLASDMLDTQRLHGGQRLPLTRVRCDLGVLVREVVDEMSEELRDRFVVVTPPAPVLGNWGARELRRALWNLLTNAIKYGAPESPVRITLGVLPAGVNVDIHNEGAPIPPEDQATLFDPFARAPGAPEGPGGWGLGLAVVRGVAEAHGGSAVVDSGPDRGTTFTLQIPFQGNA is encoded by the coding sequence TTGTTCCTGAGCTCTCGTCGCGCCCGGGGGCTCGCTTTGGTGACAAGTGCCGCGGGGAGCGCTATTGTGTGCGGGGGGGCCTCGGTGCTGACGATCAAGCACGTCATTCATGACAACCGCGACCAGATCCTGGAGCGTTGGGCCGAGGCTGCCGGCCGCTCTGCGTCGGCGCGCGGGCTGAGCCGACCGGAGCTGATGAACATCATGCCCGTCTACCTCGACTCGCTCGCCGAGCCGGACAAGCCAAATCCAGGCACCCACCAGCTCGAGCTCGTCGAGAGCCACCTGTCCTCGCGCGTGCGCCAGGGCTTCGACCTCAGCGAGATCAAGGCGGAGTTTTCGCTGCTCGGGCGCTGCATTCTGCGGGTTTGGACGGACGTGCCGTCAGAGGACAGGCCCCAGGTGGGCGACCTGGAAACGATCCTCGCGACCGTGGACACGAGCGCGATCCTGATCGTCGATATGTTTCTGCAGCACCTCATCGAGGACGCGCAGGCCGAGAAGCGCTATTTCAGGTTCCTCCGGCAGGCGCTCACCGCGAGCCCGCCGGGCGAGCCGTCGAAGACGTTGCCGCAGCGGCTACCGGCCGCCGTGTCGGTCCTCATGGAGGCCATGGGCGCGGCGACCGCGGCCATCCTGCTCCATGACCCGGTCCGCGACGAGTTCGTCATGACCGCGTCCGCCGGGCTCGCGGACGAGCACCTCGAGCATTGCACCCGCTCGCTCGCGTCGATCTCGTTCGCCAAGCTCGTCGCGTCCCGAAGCGAGCCGACCTCGGTCCTCGACGTGGAGAGCACCGACCTCGACGTGCCCGATGCGCTCCGCAATAGCGGAATCCGCTCGCTCCTCGGCGTCCGGCTGCCACTCGAGCGCGAGCTCGTGGGGGTCATGTATGTCGGTCTGCGGGAGCGCAGGCCGTTTTCTGCGCGGGAGCGCCGGCGGATGGAGGCGCTCGGTGAGCACGTCGGCCTGCTCATCCAGAACGCGCAGCTCAGCGCCGCCCTGGAGCAACAGATCGAGACGCTCAACAGCACGCAGCAGACGCGGGACGTCCTCGTATCGCTCCTCGCGCACGATCTTCGCGGTCCCATCTCGTCGGCGCGGCTCTCGGCGGAGATGCTGCACCGGCGCGATGGGAGATTGAAGGCTGGTGACATGGAGCGCGCCACGTCGCTCATCATTCGCAGCCTCGATCGGGCCGAGCGCCTGGCGAGCGACATGCTCGACACCCAGCGCCTGCACGGGGGGCAACGGCTGCCGCTCACGCGCGTGCGGTGCGACCTCGGCGTCCTCGTCCGCGAGGTCGTCGACGAGATGTCGGAGGAGCTGCGAGACCGCTTCGTCGTCGTCACGCCGCCCGCGCCCGTGCTCGGCAACTGGGGCGCGCGAGAGCTGCGGCGCGCCCTGTGGAACCTCCTGACCAATGCGATCAAATACGGGGCTCCCGAGTCGCCGGTGCGAATCACCTTGGGGGTCCTGCCGGCCGGCGTGAATGTGGACATCCACAACGAGGGCGCACCGATCCCGCCAGAAGACCAGGCCACGCTCTTCGATCCATTCGCGCGGGCGCCGGGCGCGCCGGAGGGCCCGGGCGGCTGGGGCCTCGGCCTCGCCGTGGTCCGCGGCGTCGCCGAAGCCCACGGCGGCAGCGCGGTCGTCGACAGCGGCCCCGATCGCGGGACGACGTTCACATTGCAGATCCCGTTCCAGGGGAACGCGTAG
- a CDS encoding GNAT family N-acetyltransferase — protein sequence MARFDMSEARQGEQTDEPRHPPTIELDGARLRPLRMADAAAFHAYLSDPAVTELTAYPVVSLPMVEAMIERYLSRWAAGELSKWGIARQHDDQIVGTCGFNEWSKAHRWAELAYDLAQAHWGKGWMRQAVAAVLQWTYGQDQVDRVHAFVRVDNRRSERLLERSGFVREGRLRSYRVCRGQPHDYYIYGLLRSDWRDA from the coding sequence ATGGCTCGTTTCGACATGAGCGAAGCACGGCAGGGAGAGCAGACCGACGAACCGCGACATCCGCCGACGATTGAGCTCGACGGAGCGCGCCTGCGCCCACTCCGTATGGCCGATGCTGCCGCGTTCCACGCCTACCTGAGCGATCCCGCCGTCACGGAATTGACCGCCTATCCCGTCGTGTCGTTACCGATGGTCGAAGCCATGATCGAGCGGTATCTGAGCCGTTGGGCGGCGGGCGAGCTGTCCAAATGGGGGATCGCCCGCCAACACGATGATCAGATCGTCGGCACCTGCGGTTTCAACGAGTGGTCCAAGGCACACCGCTGGGCGGAGCTGGCGTACGACCTGGCGCAGGCGCACTGGGGCAAGGGATGGATGCGCCAAGCCGTGGCTGCCGTACTTCAATGGACGTACGGGCAGGACCAGGTCGATCGCGTGCACGCCTTCGTCAGGGTCGACAACAGGCGGTCGGAACGCTTGCTCGAGCGCAGCGGGTTCGTGCGTGAGGGTCGCCTGAGGAGTTATCGTGTGTGTCGCGGGCAACCACACGACTACTACATCTACGGCTTGCTGCGCTCGGATTGGCGTGACGCTTGA
- a CDS encoding DUF6184 family natural product biosynthesis lipoprotein: protein MALGAEFVFTACDRDNEAIGAIPPREVNRALLSVAAARCDRAERCMQVGPHHRYDTRSDCVTAVRAKENDELNLNACPGGIDREELDECLEEIREAECDSTLDALSATVACRASDLCLGR from the coding sequence TTGGCACTCGGCGCAGAATTCGTCTTCACGGCGTGTGATCGAGACAATGAGGCCATCGGTGCGATCCCTCCCCGCGAGGTCAATCGCGCCCTGCTCAGCGTCGCGGCCGCGCGTTGCGATCGCGCGGAGCGCTGCATGCAGGTCGGCCCCCATCATCGCTACGACACCCGCAGCGATTGCGTCACGGCCGTGCGCGCCAAGGAGAATGACGAGCTCAATCTGAACGCCTGTCCTGGTGGCATCGATCGCGAGGAGCTCGACGAGTGCCTCGAAGAGATCAGGGAAGCCGAGTGCGACTCGACGCTCGACGCCCTCAGCGCGACCGTCGCGTGTCGTGCCAGCGATCTCTGCCTCGGGCGCTGA
- a CDS encoding phosphoenolpyruvate carboxylase produces the protein MSREVDKPLRSDVRFLGRLLGEVLVEQEGEALFALEEAIRELSIRRRRGPREGRAQAAKQLVRLLGDLTPEQAEPVIRAFSVYFRLVNIAEQHHRIRRARSHASEPDAPPQRGSLAAVMISARKAGVSAEDMRKTIARLTVTLTLTAHPTEAARRTVLEKLYRIARRLEERDRCRLLPREEAEAQDAMREEITTLWQTDEVRREKPTVGDEVKNALWYVEEILWDVMPELPRELGRAFRRAYGEDLGEAPLPLRIHAWPGGDMDGNPNVTPEVVEDALRAYRARGLRRLLVSVRELGSTLSQSSRYVDAPAPLLASLEEDARHMPAVASQEGAHTDGEPWRRKLKFVEARLSAALEVVEQERAAARWIERSLGTIPPPRSGVAGASAHGELGYGYRDGEDLCRDLLLVADTLRMANAARAGERRARALAERVRALGLSIAELELRAPAEDAVAAARWLAGGGEETPGGARILATLRKMAEAQHEYGERACRTLILSMTKSADDMLAALSCARAAGLWDPDKRRLTVDIVPLFETLGALQQAPDILRSLLAHTEYRRHLETRGTQEVMVGYSDSGKEVGLLAAAGALRNAQVELPRVAREAGIGLRIFHGRGESVARGGGPAQEGILALPAGSVDGHYKATEQGEALDHKYARPELAMRTLELIIGGALLHTAGAEERPPAADEARYAAVFDELAEVGRKTYRSLVWEDPSFIEFFSTATPVDELSRMNIGSRPSKRSAGGLEALRAIPWVFGWTQNRMILPGWYGVGSALEAVGSRPGGAEMLVEMAQRWPFFRTVLDNVQMVLAKSDLDIGGRYARLAPQAARKAIWPKIKAEHALTARWLKRIFGVRKLLESNPTLQRSIDLRNPYVDPMSFLQVSLLRKKRKGCDGCDRAILLTINGIAAGMRNTG, from the coding sequence ATGAGCCGAGAGGTCGACAAGCCGCTCCGGTCCGACGTGCGCTTCCTCGGGCGCCTGCTCGGCGAGGTGCTGGTGGAGCAAGAGGGTGAGGCGCTGTTCGCGCTGGAAGAGGCGATCCGCGAGCTGTCGATCCGCCGCCGCCGCGGCCCGCGCGAAGGTCGCGCCCAAGCGGCCAAGCAGCTCGTGCGTCTGCTCGGCGATCTCACGCCCGAGCAGGCCGAGCCGGTCATCCGCGCCTTCTCCGTTTACTTCCGGCTCGTGAACATCGCGGAGCAGCACCACCGCATCCGGCGCGCGCGCTCGCATGCAAGCGAACCCGACGCGCCGCCGCAGCGCGGCTCGCTCGCTGCCGTGATGATCTCCGCGCGCAAGGCGGGCGTCTCGGCCGAGGACATGCGCAAGACGATCGCGCGGCTCACGGTGACGCTCACGCTGACCGCGCACCCGACCGAGGCCGCGCGGCGCACGGTGCTCGAGAAGCTCTACCGCATCGCGCGCAGGCTCGAAGAGCGCGACCGCTGCCGCCTCTTGCCGCGCGAGGAGGCCGAGGCGCAGGACGCGATGCGCGAGGAGATCACGACCCTCTGGCAGACCGACGAGGTGCGGCGCGAGAAGCCCACCGTCGGCGACGAGGTGAAGAACGCGCTCTGGTACGTCGAGGAGATCCTCTGGGACGTGATGCCGGAGCTCCCGCGCGAGCTAGGGCGCGCGTTCCGGCGCGCGTACGGCGAGGATCTCGGCGAGGCGCCCCTGCCGCTGCGCATTCACGCGTGGCCTGGCGGCGACATGGACGGCAACCCCAACGTCACGCCCGAGGTCGTCGAGGACGCGCTGCGCGCCTACCGCGCGCGCGGCTTGCGGCGCCTGCTCGTGTCGGTGCGCGAGCTCGGCAGCACGCTCTCGCAGTCGAGCCGCTACGTCGACGCGCCGGCGCCTCTGCTCGCGTCGCTCGAAGAGGACGCGCGCCACATGCCCGCCGTCGCTTCGCAGGAGGGTGCGCACACCGATGGCGAGCCCTGGCGGCGCAAGCTCAAGTTCGTGGAGGCGCGGCTGTCGGCGGCGCTCGAGGTCGTCGAGCAGGAGCGCGCGGCGGCGCGATGGATCGAGCGCAGCCTCGGCACCATCCCGCCCCCGCGCTCGGGCGTGGCGGGCGCGAGCGCGCACGGCGAGCTCGGCTACGGCTACCGCGACGGCGAGGATCTCTGTCGGGATCTGCTCCTGGTGGCCGACACGCTGCGCATGGCCAACGCCGCGCGCGCGGGGGAGCGGCGTGCGCGTGCGCTCGCGGAGCGGGTGCGCGCGCTCGGCCTGTCGATCGCCGAGCTCGAGCTGCGCGCGCCTGCCGAGGACGCGGTGGCGGCGGCGCGCTGGCTCGCGGGAGGCGGCGAGGAGACGCCCGGAGGCGCGCGCATCCTCGCCACGCTGCGCAAGATGGCCGAGGCGCAGCACGAGTACGGCGAGCGCGCCTGCCGCACGCTCATCCTGTCGATGACGAAGAGCGCCGACGACATGCTCGCGGCCCTGTCCTGCGCGCGCGCGGCGGGGCTGTGGGACCCGGACAAGCGGAGGCTCACGGTCGACATCGTCCCGCTCTTCGAGACGCTCGGCGCGCTCCAGCAAGCGCCCGACATCCTGCGCTCGCTGCTCGCGCACACCGAGTACCGCCGTCACCTCGAGACGCGCGGCACGCAGGAGGTGATGGTCGGCTACAGCGACTCGGGCAAGGAGGTGGGCCTCCTGGCCGCGGCGGGCGCCTTGCGAAACGCGCAGGTCGAGCTGCCGCGCGTCGCGCGCGAGGCGGGCATCGGCCTGCGCATCTTCCACGGTCGCGGCGAGAGCGTGGCGCGCGGCGGAGGCCCCGCGCAGGAGGGCATCCTCGCGCTGCCGGCGGGGAGCGTCGACGGCCACTACAAGGCGACGGAGCAGGGCGAGGCGCTCGATCACAAGTACGCCCGCCCCGAGCTCGCCATGCGCACGCTCGAGCTGATCATCGGCGGCGCGCTCCTGCACACGGCGGGCGCCGAGGAGCGGCCTCCCGCGGCGGACGAGGCGCGCTACGCCGCGGTCTTCGACGAGCTGGCCGAGGTCGGGCGCAAGACGTACCGCTCGCTCGTCTGGGAGGACCCGAGCTTCATCGAGTTCTTCTCCACCGCCACCCCCGTCGACGAGCTGTCGCGCATGAACATCGGCTCTCGCCCGAGCAAGCGCAGCGCGGGCGGCCTCGAAGCCTTGCGCGCGATCCCGTGGGTCTTCGGCTGGACGCAGAATCGAATGATCCTGCCCGGATGGTACGGGGTGGGGAGCGCGCTCGAAGCGGTGGGGAGTCGCCCGGGCGGGGCGGAGATGCTCGTCGAAATGGCGCAGCGCTGGCCCTTTTTCAGGACCGTGCTCGACAACGTGCAGATGGTGCTGGCGAAGAGCGACCTCGACATCGGGGGCCGCTATGCGCGCCTCGCCCCGCAGGCGGCGCGCAAGGCCATCTGGCCGAAGATCAAGGCCGAGCACGCGCTCACCGCGCGGTGGTTGAAGCGGATCTTCGGCGTCCGCAAGCTGCTCGAATCGAACCCGACCCTGCAGCGCTCGATCGACCTGCGCAATCCCTACGTCGACCCGATGTCGTTCCTGCAGGTCTCGCTCCTGCGCAAGAAGCGCAAGGGCTGCGACGGCTGCGACCGGGCCATCCTGCTCACGATCAACGGGATCGCCGCAGGGATGCGCAATACGGGCTGA
- a CDS encoding DUF4360 domain-containing protein: MNGSMAWAGVVVGLGVLAAPEVAAAETPPSVSIVQATRGGSGCPAAIVPAALTGDYERLLVVDGQLEAEAGPGVPLSKGRVFCQIVIDVEHTPGWSYAVSSATGHRGRLDLDDDITAVLSVERYFTGAKSEAQRFEQKFQGPSGGEFYRREGDDDIGPWSPCDAQRALNIHTSVRVSKRENPQGAGSIMLTPFWGVQVFKLHWRKC; encoded by the coding sequence ATGAACGGTTCGATGGCGTGGGCGGGAGTCGTCGTGGGGCTCGGCGTCCTCGCGGCGCCCGAGGTTGCAGCGGCCGAGACACCTCCATCCGTCAGCATCGTGCAGGCGACGCGCGGGGGAAGCGGGTGTCCTGCGGCGATCGTCCCGGCGGCCCTGACGGGCGATTACGAGCGGCTGCTCGTCGTGGACGGCCAGCTCGAGGCCGAGGCCGGTCCAGGCGTGCCGCTGTCGAAGGGGCGCGTGTTCTGCCAGATCGTGATCGACGTCGAGCACACGCCCGGCTGGTCGTACGCGGTCTCGTCGGCGACCGGGCACCGCGGGCGGCTCGATCTCGACGACGACATCACGGCCGTCCTGTCGGTGGAGCGCTACTTCACGGGCGCGAAGAGCGAGGCGCAGCGCTTCGAGCAGAAGTTCCAGGGCCCGTCAGGGGGCGAGTTCTACCGCCGCGAGGGGGACGACGACATCGGGCCGTGGTCGCCGTGCGACGCGCAGCGCGCGCTCAACATCCACACCTCGGTGCGCGTGAGCAAGCGCGAGAACCCGCAGGGGGCGGGGAGCATCATGCTCACGCCGTTCTGGGGCGTGCAGGTCTTCAAGCTGCACTGGCGCAAGTGTTGA
- a CDS encoding DUF2914 domain-containing protein, with translation MRALFTAALLLLVAACDRGASSDADVIPVPGDATAPSTPSATAPAPAPAPAPSPTTTANEQRVPLELLKLTLTSEVKKKEPVDKLETATAGKRVYAHLAIRNRSNETRKIAVTYVVNGKPRPPVDLEVEPSWSYRTWGYNTLPSGEKGELEVRVTDDAGAVLGTATLPIRDK, from the coding sequence GTGAGGGCACTCTTCACCGCAGCACTTCTTCTGCTCGTCGCGGCGTGCGATCGAGGCGCATCGAGCGACGCCGACGTCATCCCCGTCCCGGGCGACGCAACGGCGCCCTCGACCCCGAGCGCGACTGCGCCCGCCCCTGCGCCCGCGCCCGCGCCTTCGCCCACGACGACGGCCAACGAGCAGCGCGTGCCGCTCGAGCTGCTCAAGCTCACCCTCACCTCCGAGGTGAAGAAGAAGGAGCCCGTCGACAAGCTCGAGACGGCCACGGCGGGCAAGCGCGTCTACGCGCACCTCGCCATCCGCAACCGTTCGAACGAGACGCGCAAGATCGCCGTCACGTACGTGGTCAACGGCAAGCCGCGCCCGCCCGTCGATCTCGAGGTGGAGCCGTCGTGGTCTTACCGGACGTGGGGCTACAACACCCTGCCCTCCGGCGAGAAGGGTGAGCTCGAGGTGCGCGTGACCGACGACGCGGGCGCCGTGCTCGGCACGGCCACGCTGCCCATCCGCGACAAGTAG